One window of Mediterraneibacter gnavus ATCC 29149 genomic DNA carries:
- a CDS encoding ABC transporter permease subunit: MKTIIKRSILDYLKNPVLWIGLIIIVASMYQCLSSYLQIHYIKQNEQITQNDVALEDADVMDGYIPTSDDKERRREWEDTIKETLMDTSQNGFGFSRQEADHVMKEIQNMDVKTASEFLESQYGYYNAIYAYEDLEIHKGTAEEINHYIERKLSEHSFSWYFAKKFTDFAGLHMAFFATVLLSFLFIQDTRKNTYELLHTKPVTAIQYICGKIISGFISMLGVLVILNVIFFMLCLKTSLESGFPVTPIDFCVNSLIYIVPNLLMICCVYTITALIFKNPLPAAPVLFLHIIYSNMLTKKNDIYYMRPFSIMVRFPGRFFETHAAKMSNINQIMLVIASVILVCISVTIWKRRRVH, translated from the coding sequence ATGAAAACAATCATAAAAAGAAGTATACTTGATTATTTAAAGAACCCTGTTTTGTGGATTGGCTTGATTATTATAGTTGCCAGTATGTATCAATGTCTGTCATCGTATTTGCAAATTCATTATATCAAACAGAATGAACAGATCACACAAAATGACGTAGCATTGGAAGATGCTGATGTCATGGATGGGTACATTCCCACATCTGATGATAAAGAAAGAAGAAGGGAGTGGGAAGATACGATCAAAGAGACGTTAATGGACACCTCCCAAAATGGTTTTGGATTTAGCAGGCAGGAAGCAGATCATGTAATGAAAGAAATTCAGAATATGGATGTAAAGACTGCTTCTGAGTTTTTGGAATCCCAATATGGCTATTATAATGCAATATATGCTTATGAGGACCTTGAAATTCATAAGGGGACAGCAGAAGAAATCAATCATTATATCGAGCGGAAATTATCCGAACATTCTTTTTCCTGGTACTTTGCCAAAAAGTTCACGGATTTTGCAGGATTGCATATGGCCTTTTTTGCAACAGTCTTGCTATCATTTTTATTTATTCAGGATACACGAAAAAATACCTATGAATTATTACATACAAAGCCTGTTACGGCAATCCAATATATATGTGGGAAAATAATAAGCGGATTCATTAGTATGTTGGGCGTATTAGTGATTTTGAATGTTATATTCTTTATGCTGTGTTTGAAAACGTCTTTAGAATCGGGATTTCCGGTAACACCAATTGATTTTTGCGTGAATTCTCTGATCTATATTGTGCCGAATCTTTTGATGATATGTTGTGTCTATACAATTACAGCATTAATATTTAAAAATCCGCTTCCGGCAGCACCAGTTTTGTTTTTACACATTATATATTCAAATATGCTGACCAAGAAGAATGATATTTATTATATGAGACCGTTCTCTATTATGGTGCGATTTCCTGGCAGGTTTTTTGAAACACATGCAGCCAAAATGTCAAATATAAATCAGATTATGCTTGTGATCGCATCTGTTATATTAGTATGTATTTCTGTTACAATCTGGAAAAGGAGGAGGGTTCATTGA
- a CDS encoding ATP-binding cassette domain-containing protein, with product MSIRINDLTVRFKNGVVAVNKASLEIPKGIYGLLGENGAGKTTLMRVLTTVLKQTEGLVSLDGILYNEGNYEKIQKKIGYLPQEIDLYPNLTVKECLVYMGGLSGVARNDLEQRITYYLEKTSLTEHQNKKMRQLSGGMKRRVGLIQALLNNPDFLIIDEPTTGLDPEERIRIRNLLVDFSKDRTVLFSTHVVEDLAATCTQLAIMKKGSFLYSGSVSGLLENAKGCVWNCTVQNAEEARLLEANYSISSKQYVENGIHMKILSKGKPNEKCVPDNDITLEDAYIYLTNS from the coding sequence ATGAGTATTAGAATAAATGATTTAACAGTTAGATTTAAAAATGGTGTAGTTGCAGTAAATAAGGCATCTCTTGAAATACCTAAGGGAATTTACGGACTTTTGGGAGAGAATGGTGCGGGAAAAACCACGCTGATGAGGGTTCTTACAACCGTTTTAAAACAAACGGAAGGATTGGTTTCGCTTGATGGAATTCTGTATAACGAGGGAAATTATGAAAAAATACAGAAAAAGATTGGTTATCTTCCACAGGAAATCGACTTATATCCGAATCTTACGGTGAAAGAATGCCTTGTATATATGGGGGGACTGTCAGGAGTAGCCAGAAATGACCTCGAACAAAGAATTACCTATTATCTGGAAAAGACTTCTCTTACAGAGCATCAGAATAAAAAAATGCGGCAATTATCTGGTGGTATGAAGAGACGTGTCGGACTCATACAGGCACTTCTTAATAATCCGGATTTTTTGATTATTGATGAACCAACAACTGGGTTAGATCCGGAAGAAAGAATCAGGATCCGCAATCTTCTGGTTGATTTTTCAAAGGATAGAACTGTGCTGTTTTCCACTCATGTAGTAGAAGATTTAGCAGCAACCTGTACACAGCTTGCCATTATGAAAAAGGGAAGTTTTTTATATTCTGGAAGCGTGAGTGGATTGCTGGAAAATGCAAAGGGCTGTGTTTGGAATTGTACGGTACAAAATGCAGAAGAAGCCCGTTTGTTAGAAGCCAATTATTCTATTTCATCTAAGCAGTATGTAGAAAATGGAATTCATATGAAAATATTAAGCAAAGGAAAGCCAAATGAGAAGTGTGTCCCGGATAATGATATC
- a CDS encoding transporter, whose translation MKTELKNCLSLYKIFYSCAFILILCVIHPIIYYEEIGSAIQSPIAFLTIIFCSDTYLMEVKSKRADVFHLYDQKKQLKVISQRVGVQILYLLILSCVGYVLFFWQKPGGVNEGISGIQIFLLYFIAMFGTIWFWSICTVILCTLLRNMWAGIGCLFGIVIGLISKAGSSFFGNLGLFSFSFCEPTQLMSESWIYGTLVSFIAGLFLFAVLPMTLKKRG comes from the coding sequence TTGAAAACGGAACTAAAAAACTGCCTGTCGTTATATAAGATTTTTTATTCATGTGCATTTATACTGATATTGTGTGTTATTCATCCGATTATATACTATGAAGAAATCGGTTCAGCAATTCAGTCTCCAATAGCATTTTTAACAATTATTTTTTGTAGTGACACATATTTGATGGAAGTAAAAAGTAAGCGTGCCGATGTATTTCATTTGTATGATCAAAAAAAGCAGTTAAAAGTAATATCGCAGAGAGTGGGCGTTCAAATATTATATTTATTAATACTTTCTTGTGTTGGATATGTTTTGTTTTTCTGGCAAAAACCGGGCGGTGTAAACGAAGGCATTTCGGGTATTCAGATATTTCTTTTATATTTCATTGCAATGTTTGGAACTATCTGGTTTTGGAGTATATGCACTGTGATTTTGTGTACATTGCTTCGAAATATGTGGGCAGGTATTGGATGTTTATTTGGAATTGTCATTGGACTTATATCAAAAGCGGGAAGTTCATTTTTCGGAAATCTGGGATTGTTTTCTTTCAGCTTTTGTGAACCTACTCAATTAATGTCCGAGAGTTGGATTTATGGAACGCTTGTGTCTTTTATAGCGGGGCTGTTTTTATTTGCAGTATTACCAATGACTTTAAAGAAAAGAGGATAG